From a single Actinomyces viscosus genomic region:
- the ybeY gene encoding rRNA maturation RNase YbeY, whose amino-acid sequence MTTEVINETTTVIDAAEFADLADHVLTAMHVSPAAELNIMFIDPEPMEELHVRWLDLPGPTDVMSFPMDELRPGSADSPTPAGTLGDIVLCPQVAAKQALAAGHSAIEEMLLLTVHGILHLLGYDHAEPEEKKEMFDLQRRLLLTFLAERGK is encoded by the coding sequence ATGACCACTGAGGTCATCAACGAGACCACCACCGTCATCGACGCCGCCGAGTTCGCGGACCTCGCCGACCACGTCCTGACCGCTATGCACGTCAGCCCCGCCGCCGAGCTCAACATCATGTTCATCGACCCCGAGCCCATGGAAGAGCTCCATGTGCGCTGGCTCGACCTGCCCGGCCCTACCGACGTCATGAGCTTCCCCATGGACGAGCTGCGCCCCGGCTCGGCCGACTCGCCCACCCCCGCAGGGACCCTCGGCGACATCGTCCTGTGCCCGCAGGTTGCCGCCAAGCAGGCCCTGGCCGCAGGCCACTCGGCCATCGAGGAGATGCTCCTGCTCACCGTCCACGGCATCCTCCACCTCCTGGGCTACGACCACGCCGAGCCCGAGGAGAAGAAGGAGATGTTCGACCTCCAGCGCCGCCTCCTGCTGACCTTCCTCGCCGAGCGCGGCAAGTGA
- a CDS encoding hemolysin family protein — MTGIPTAALIACAVIVLALGALLSAGESALLRFTRAAADDLIEEGRRGAARVRHLAEHRTQVLASLSVARVAVDMLAAVLITLAASGLVRTWWQVLALALLANIILLGVVVGFSPRSYGRRNPAGTLLALGRLLTWVDVLGTPQRRLVSRTRRTEAAPTDAETREAVNEDLREMIDEIGETDTIEDEDREMMRSVVELGQTLVREVMVPRTDMVTIDAHKPASAAMRLFIRSGYSRVPVIGEDADDVRGILYLKDVLRRLAAHPEHEGLAVAAFVRDAEYVPETKPADDLLREMQTGRFHMALAVDEYGGTAGLVTMEDLLEEVVGELTDEHDPELPEVVEVTPGTYRVPARLALDELGELFDLEIDDDDVDTAGGLLTKAIGRVPLPGAAGDIQGVHLLAEETAGRRRQVATILASRTPASDKDTDD; from the coding sequence GTGACCGGTATCCCCACCGCCGCGCTCATCGCCTGCGCGGTGATCGTCCTGGCCCTGGGTGCCCTGCTGTCCGCCGGCGAGTCCGCCCTGCTGCGCTTCACCCGCGCCGCCGCTGACGACCTCATCGAGGAGGGCCGCCGCGGCGCCGCCCGCGTGCGTCACCTCGCCGAGCACCGCACCCAGGTCCTGGCCTCGCTCAGCGTCGCCCGCGTCGCCGTCGACATGCTCGCCGCCGTCCTCATCACCCTGGCCGCCTCCGGGCTCGTGCGCACCTGGTGGCAGGTCCTGGCCCTGGCGCTGCTGGCCAACATCATCCTGCTGGGCGTCGTCGTCGGCTTCTCCCCGCGCAGCTACGGGCGGCGCAACCCCGCCGGCACCCTCCTGGCCCTGGGCCGCCTGCTCACCTGGGTCGACGTCCTGGGCACCCCGCAGCGCCGCCTCGTCTCACGCACCCGCCGCACCGAGGCCGCACCCACCGACGCCGAGACCCGCGAGGCCGTCAACGAGGACCTGCGCGAGATGATCGACGAGATCGGCGAGACCGACACCATCGAGGACGAGGACCGCGAGATGATGCGCTCGGTGGTCGAGCTCGGCCAGACCCTCGTGCGCGAGGTCATGGTCCCGCGCACCGACATGGTCACCATCGACGCCCACAAGCCCGCCTCCGCCGCCATGCGCCTGTTCATCCGCTCCGGCTACTCGCGCGTGCCCGTCATCGGGGAGGACGCCGACGACGTGCGCGGCATCCTCTACCTCAAGGACGTCCTGCGCCGCCTGGCCGCCCACCCCGAGCACGAGGGGCTCGCCGTGGCCGCCTTCGTGCGCGACGCCGAGTACGTCCCCGAGACGAAGCCCGCCGACGACCTCCTGCGCGAGATGCAGACCGGCCGCTTCCACATGGCCCTGGCCGTCGATGAGTACGGCGGCACCGCCGGCCTGGTCACCATGGAGGACCTTCTGGAGGAGGTCGTCGGCGAGCTCACCGACGAGCACGACCCCGAGCTGCCCGAGGTCGTCGAGGTCACCCCCGGCACCTACCGCGTCCCCGCCCGACTCGCCCTGGACGAGCTCGGCGAGCTCTTCGACCTCGAGATCGACGACGACGACGTCGACACCGCCGGCGGCCTGCTCACCAAGGCCATCGGCCGCGTCCCCCTGCCCGGCGCCGCCGGCGACATCCAGGGCGTCCACCTCCTGGCCGAGGAGACCGCCGGCCGCCGCCGCCAGGTCGCCACCATTCTCGCCTCCCGCACACCCGCTTCAGACAAGGACACCGATGACTGA
- the era gene encoding GTPase Era has product MTDSTDRTDSSAEPLDMPAPGPAPAGFRFPTDAELMDGPNPLTDPDEEEVDDEDETEDAEAGDEPDDSDAAASLDADGFPILNEGEEDAEEDSARVEIVVPDFPEDYRAGFACIVGRPNAGKSTLTNAMVGTKIAITSGRPQTTRHNVRGVIHKDKAQIVLVDTPGLHRPRTLLGKRLNDLVRETLTDVDVVVFCIPANEKIGPGDRFITRDLAELRTPIVAVVTKADTVSREALAAQLLAVGELGDWADIVPVSAKRDEQIDVLEEVLLKHMPLSPPLYPTGEITDEPQQVMIAELVREAALEGVRDELPHSLAVVVDEIADPDDEREVGRIKGVGGRLQVRVSLVVERDSQKAIIIGRGGRRLKEVGVNARKGIEELLGRKVYLDLHVRTAKDWQSDPKALARLGF; this is encoded by the coding sequence ATGACTGACAGCACCGACCGCACCGACAGCTCCGCCGAGCCCCTCGACATGCCGGCCCCCGGACCCGCCCCGGCCGGCTTCCGCTTCCCCACCGACGCCGAGCTCATGGACGGCCCCAACCCGTTGACCGATCCCGATGAGGAGGAGGTCGATGACGAGGACGAGACCGAGGACGCCGAGGCCGGTGATGAGCCCGACGACTCCGACGCCGCTGCCTCTCTGGACGCCGACGGCTTCCCGATCCTCAATGAGGGCGAGGAGGACGCCGAGGAGGACTCCGCCCGGGTCGAGATCGTCGTCCCCGACTTCCCCGAGGACTACCGAGCCGGCTTCGCATGCATCGTGGGTCGCCCCAACGCCGGCAAGTCCACCCTCACCAACGCCATGGTCGGCACCAAGATCGCCATCACCTCCGGGCGCCCCCAGACCACCCGCCACAACGTGCGCGGCGTCATCCACAAGGACAAGGCCCAGATCGTCCTGGTCGACACCCCCGGCCTCCACCGCCCCCGCACCCTGCTGGGCAAGCGACTCAACGACCTTGTGCGCGAGACCCTCACCGACGTCGACGTCGTCGTCTTCTGCATCCCCGCCAACGAGAAGATCGGCCCGGGCGACCGCTTCATCACCCGGGACCTCGCCGAGCTGCGCACCCCGATCGTCGCCGTGGTCACCAAGGCCGACACCGTCAGCCGCGAGGCCCTGGCCGCCCAGCTCCTGGCCGTGGGCGAGCTGGGGGACTGGGCCGACATCGTCCCGGTCTCGGCCAAGCGCGACGAGCAGATCGACGTCCTGGAGGAGGTCCTGCTGAAGCACATGCCGCTGTCCCCGCCGCTGTACCCCACCGGCGAGATCACCGACGAGCCCCAGCAGGTCATGATCGCCGAGCTCGTGCGCGAGGCCGCCCTGGAGGGCGTGCGCGACGAGCTGCCCCACTCCCTGGCCGTCGTCGTCGACGAGATCGCCGACCCCGACGACGAGCGCGAGGTCGGCCGCATCAAGGGGGTGGGAGGTCGCCTGCAGGTGCGCGTGAGCCTCGTCGTCGAGCGCGACTCCCAGAAGGCCATCATCATCGGCAGGGGCGGCCGGCGCCTCAAGGAGGTGGGCGTCAACGCCCGCAAGGGCATCGAGGAGCTGCTGGGCCGCAAGGTCTACCTCGACCTGCACGTGCGCACCGCCAAGGACTGGCAGTCCGATCCCAAGGCACTGGCCCGGCTCGGCTTCTAG
- a CDS encoding proline dehydrogenase family protein has product MTNTAVPSPPQRTDAGATSRRCPDDLWELGERAVARARRWADESASEPTPRSARLLSRILADPEGLTFTTRFVDDVVRPTDLDVASDALKRLSTGRTDFLPPALAGAMGLGSAASRLAPRTVTAVARRVFREIVGDLVVDATDKGLGPALARLRKGGNRLNVNLLGEAVLGEKEAARRLAEVSRLVTRDDVDYVSVKVSAVTGPHNPWGFEEVVAHGVEALLPLYRLARDHGTFLNLDMEDYKDLDLTIAVFTAILDQEDMRGYEAGIVLQAYLPDSLGAMQRLQEWASRRVAVGGSRIKVRIVKGANLSMEKVDAEIHGWELTTWPSKQATDTNYKRMLSWAMTPERTRAIRLGVAGQNLFDIAFAYELRAARGVEDDVEFEMLSGMATDIQEVVRRETGHLLLYVPVVDPGEFDVAISYLVRRLEENAAPENFMSDVFDLADDKAVFNRERDRFLAALADLDPDAPVPAPNRTQDRLAEREAGIPEESGTLEERARRPFASEPDSDPALAANRQWARDIAAAIPDSTRGMAEVEAGAARLATNAEVDALVAVTAEAAEVWQSLEPAERAAALHRVGDVLAARRAELIEVAGSEAGKTIDQSDPEVSEAIDFCHHYAESSLLLHDDDYMVGARFAPVDVTVVASPWNFPLAIPTGGVAAALAAGSAVILKPAPPARRCAAELVRAFHDAGIPDDLVVLAPLEDGEVSRHLVTHRDVDRVVLTGSYDTARLFRSWKPDMHLLGETSGKNAIIVTPSADPDIAVRDAVYSAFAHAGQKCSASSLLVLVASAGSSERIARQLVDATASLRVRLPLSLDSQMGPVVVPDDEKAVRGLTTLGAGEHWVLKPRYLGDGLWTPGIRAGVVPGSEFHLTEYFAPVIGVMRVDTLEEAIEAVNAVDYGLTSGLQTLDATELAIWLEGVQAGNLYVNRGITGAIVRRQPFGGWKRSAIGSTTKAGGPSYLLGLGEVEPARGRGQGKAGGLGEQGTAALDPRVASLCDAVSGQLDEEDLAELRRALVADASAWRTGYGANRDVTGLVCERNILRYRPVDVVVRAGQGTALADVVRVMAAGVRAGGFISLSVADRLPQPLQNALLAAGVQVAIEDQGAWDIRLAELAASGGLGTRVRLIGPREETSAARWSYASRVTGGSPDVALYTGAVTACPHSELLPFLREQAVAITSHRFGTPLDLAEGLL; this is encoded by the coding sequence ATGACGAACACCGCCGTTCCCAGCCCGCCCCAACGCACCGACGCCGGCGCCACGAGCCGCCGCTGCCCTGACGACCTGTGGGAGCTGGGGGAGCGGGCCGTCGCCCGAGCGCGCCGGTGGGCTGACGAGTCGGCCTCCGAGCCCACGCCCCGCTCGGCCAGGCTCCTGTCCCGGATCCTCGCCGACCCCGAGGGCCTGACCTTCACCACGCGCTTCGTCGACGACGTCGTGCGCCCCACGGACCTCGACGTCGCCAGTGACGCCCTCAAGCGCCTGTCCACTGGCCGCACCGACTTCCTGCCGCCCGCCCTGGCCGGGGCCATGGGCCTGGGTTCGGCCGCCTCCCGCCTCGCCCCGCGCACCGTCACCGCCGTCGCCAGGCGGGTCTTCCGGGAGATCGTCGGCGACCTCGTCGTCGACGCCACCGACAAGGGACTCGGCCCGGCGCTGGCCCGCCTGCGCAAGGGCGGCAACCGTCTCAACGTCAACCTCCTGGGTGAGGCCGTCCTTGGGGAGAAGGAGGCCGCCCGCCGCCTGGCCGAGGTCTCCCGACTCGTCACCCGCGACGACGTCGACTACGTCTCGGTCAAGGTCTCCGCCGTCACCGGACCGCACAACCCCTGGGGCTTCGAGGAGGTCGTCGCCCACGGCGTCGAGGCCCTTCTGCCCCTCTACCGGCTGGCCCGAGACCACGGCACCTTCCTCAACCTGGACATGGAGGACTACAAGGACCTGGACCTGACCATCGCCGTCTTCACCGCGATCCTGGACCAGGAGGACATGCGCGGCTATGAGGCCGGCATCGTCCTGCAGGCCTACCTACCGGACTCCCTGGGCGCCATGCAGCGCCTCCAGGAGTGGGCCTCCCGGCGCGTGGCCGTGGGCGGCTCGCGCATCAAGGTCCGCATCGTCAAGGGCGCCAACCTGTCCATGGAGAAGGTCGACGCCGAGATCCACGGCTGGGAGCTGACCACCTGGCCCTCCAAGCAGGCCACCGACACCAACTACAAGCGCATGCTCTCCTGGGCGATGACCCCCGAGCGCACCCGCGCGATCCGCCTGGGCGTGGCCGGTCAGAACCTGTTCGACATCGCCTTCGCCTACGAGCTGCGCGCTGCGCGAGGCGTCGAGGACGATGTCGAGTTCGAGATGCTCTCGGGGATGGCCACTGACATCCAGGAGGTCGTGCGCCGCGAGACCGGGCACCTGCTGCTGTACGTGCCCGTCGTCGACCCCGGCGAGTTCGACGTCGCCATCTCCTACCTGGTGCGCCGCCTGGAGGAGAACGCGGCGCCCGAGAACTTCATGTCCGACGTCTTCGACCTGGCCGACGACAAGGCGGTCTTCAACCGCGAGCGCGACCGCTTCCTGGCCGCCCTGGCCGACCTCGACCCGGACGCCCCCGTACCGGCCCCCAACCGCACCCAGGACCGCCTGGCCGAGCGGGAGGCCGGCATCCCCGAGGAGTCCGGGACCCTGGAGGAGCGCGCCAGGCGGCCCTTCGCCTCCGAGCCCGACTCCGACCCGGCCCTGGCCGCCAACCGCCAGTGGGCCCGCGACATCGCCGCCGCCATCCCGGACTCCACGCGGGGCATGGCCGAGGTGGAGGCCGGGGCCGCCCGCCTGGCCACGAACGCCGAGGTCGACGCCCTCGTGGCCGTCACCGCCGAGGCCGCCGAGGTCTGGCAGTCCCTGGAACCGGCCGAGCGGGCCGCCGCCCTGCACCGGGTCGGGGACGTGCTGGCCGCCCGGCGCGCCGAGCTCATCGAGGTCGCCGGCTCCGAGGCCGGCAAGACCATCGACCAGTCCGACCCTGAGGTCAGCGAGGCCATCGACTTCTGCCACCACTACGCCGAGTCCTCCCTGCTCCTGCACGATGACGACTACATGGTCGGGGCGCGCTTCGCCCCGGTGGACGTCACCGTGGTCGCCTCGCCCTGGAACTTCCCGCTGGCCATCCCCACCGGGGGCGTGGCCGCGGCCCTGGCGGCCGGCAGCGCCGTCATCCTCAAGCCCGCCCCGCCCGCCCGGCGCTGCGCCGCCGAGCTCGTGCGCGCCTTCCACGACGCCGGGATCCCCGACGACCTCGTGGTGCTCGCCCCGCTGGAGGATGGTGAGGTCTCACGCCACCTGGTGACCCACAGGGACGTCGACCGGGTGGTCCTCACCGGCTCCTACGACACCGCCCGCCTCTTCCGCTCCTGGAAGCCGGACATGCACCTGTTGGGGGAGACCAGCGGCAAGAACGCCATCATCGTCACCCCCTCGGCCGACCCCGACATCGCCGTGCGCGACGCCGTCTACTCGGCCTTCGCCCACGCCGGACAGAAGTGCTCGGCCTCCTCCCTGCTGGTCCTGGTCGCCTCGGCCGGCAGCTCCGAGCGCATCGCCCGCCAGCTTGTGGACGCCACCGCCTCCCTGCGGGTGCGCCTGCCGCTGTCCCTGGACTCCCAGATGGGGCCCGTCGTCGTGCCCGACGACGAGAAGGCCGTGCGCGGCCTGACCACTCTGGGGGCGGGCGAGCACTGGGTCCTCAAGCCCCGCTACCTGGGTGACGGGCTGTGGACGCCCGGAATCCGGGCCGGGGTCGTGCCCGGCAGCGAGTTCCACCTCACCGAGTACTTCGCCCCCGTCATCGGCGTCATGCGCGTGGACACGCTTGAGGAGGCCATCGAGGCGGTCAACGCCGTCGACTACGGGCTCACCTCTGGGCTCCAGACCCTGGACGCCACCGAGCTGGCCATCTGGCTCGAGGGCGTCCAGGCCGGAAACCTCTACGTCAACCGCGGCATCACCGGCGCCATCGTGCGCCGCCAGCCCTTCGGCGGCTGGAAGCGCTCGGCCATCGGGTCAACGACCAAGGCCGGCGGGCCCTCCTACCTGCTGGGGCTGGGCGAGGTCGAGCCCGCCCGTGGTCGGGGTCAGGGGAAGGCCGGTGGCCTGGGTGAGCAGGGAACCGCCGCCCTGGACCCGCGTGTGGCCAGCCTCTGCGACGCCGTGAGCGGCCAGCTGGACGAGGAGGACCTGGCCGAGCTTCGCCGCGCCCTGGTGGCCGACGCCTCGGCCTGGAGGACCGGCTATGGCGCGAACCGTGACGTGACGGGGCTGGTCTGTGAGCGCAACATCCTGCGCTACCGCCCGGTCGACGTCGTCGTGCGGGCCGGGCAGGGAACCGCCCTGGCCGACGTCGTGCGCGTCATGGCGGCCGGTGTGCGCGCCGGCGGCTTCATCAGCCTGTCGGTGGCGGACCGTCTGCCCCAGCCGCTGCAGAACGCGCTGCTGGCCGCCGGCGTCCAGGTGGCGATCGAGGACCAGGGTGCCTGGGACATCCGCCTGGCCGAGCTGGCCGCCTCCGGCGGGCTGGGCACGCGCGTGCGCCTCATCGGCCCGCGTGAGGAGACCTCGGCCGCCCGTTGGAGCTACGCCAGCCGGGTGACCGGCGGGAGCCCCGACGTCGCCCTGTACACGGGCGCCGTGACAGCCTGCCCGCACTCCGAGCTGCTGCCCTTCCTGCGCGAGCAGGCCGTGGCCATCACCAGCCACCGCTTCGGCACCCCGCTCGACCTGGCCGAGGGCCTCCTGTAG
- a CDS encoding helix-turn-helix transcriptional regulator, whose amino-acid sequence MSDDVVHNRIAVLRADRRVSRRELAEALGVHYQTVGYLERSEYAPSLHLALRIARYFDVPVESVFSLEEFPRLR is encoded by the coding sequence ATGTCCGACGACGTCGTCCACAACCGGATCGCGGTCCTGCGCGCCGACCGGCGGGTGAGCCGCCGCGAGCTCGCCGAGGCGCTCGGCGTCCACTACCAGACGGTGGGCTACCTCGAGCGCAGCGAGTACGCGCCCTCGCTGCACCTAGCCCTGCGCATCGCCCGCTACTTCGACGTGCCCGTGGAGTCGGTCTTCTCCCTCGAGGAGTTCCCCCGCCTCAGGTAA
- a CDS encoding ABC transporter permease codes for MSIRTVQAVLRAASRQAGSDLRASLVGTSVALLIAATCVIVVGRQTQTTTEAHAAFGPMFIAGSIGTISCFITLQIASETYNDRIGGALLRVRVLPHGPLTWAIGKTMSSITQTVVFQGTILLGGALFVEALPLSASQVLACLPLIVLSAVATAPLGFLLGAFVRGLYTFMITYLPAFALIGTSGFFMPMDRLPQWVQAVQLALPTYWSGHLTRWALVGDPSWEVGGAFSPVLAVGVLVAWTVIGFAGASFIVRRSFRKETIGSLARMQSTIRSQTGL; via the coding sequence ATGAGCATCCGCACCGTCCAGGCCGTCCTGCGCGCGGCCTCCCGTCAGGCGGGCTCGGACCTGCGAGCCAGTCTTGTCGGAACGAGCGTCGCGCTGCTGATCGCCGCCACCTGCGTCATTGTGGTCGGCAGGCAGACCCAGACCACTACCGAGGCCCACGCGGCCTTCGGCCCGATGTTCATCGCCGGCAGCATCGGCACGATCAGCTGCTTCATCACCTTGCAGATCGCCAGCGAGACCTATAACGACCGCATCGGTGGCGCCCTGCTGCGGGTGCGTGTCCTGCCCCATGGCCCGCTGACGTGGGCGATTGGCAAGACGATGTCCTCGATCACCCAGACCGTCGTCTTCCAGGGAACCATTCTCCTCGGCGGGGCTCTCTTCGTTGAGGCCCTTCCCCTGAGCGCCTCGCAGGTGCTGGCCTGTCTGCCGCTCATCGTGCTGTCAGCCGTCGCGACGGCTCCGTTGGGTTTCCTCCTGGGCGCCTTCGTGCGCGGCCTCTACACCTTCATGATCACTTATCTACCCGCTTTCGCCCTGATCGGGACGAGCGGCTTCTTCATGCCCATGGACCGGCTCCCCCAGTGGGTTCAGGCGGTTCAGCTGGCGCTGCCCACGTACTGGTCGGGGCACCTGACCCGCTGGGCGCTGGTGGGCGACCCCTCGTGGGAGGTGGGCGGAGCCTTCTCCCCGGTGCTCGCCGTCGGGGTCCTGGTGGCCTGGACAGTCATCGGCTTCGCGGGGGCGTCGTTCATCGTGCGGCGCAGCTTCCGCAAGGAGACGATCGGTAGCCTGGCCCGCATGCAGTCCACCATCCGCTCCCAGACCGGCCTGTGA
- a CDS encoding ABC transporter ATP-binding protein: protein MPPVIITENLEFSYGDAPVLRGLDLSIEAGEVVCLLGPNGVGKTTLVENLLGSLTPTSGRVRVLGTDPRRAGADFWARVGLVQQSWTDHAKWRVREQLEWIRSVQLTAARRVSTVEEVLDAVGLSQKADSRLSRLSGGQRRTIDFAAALMAAPELLVLDEPTTGLDPASKARLHDLILARVDDDATIVMTTHDLTEAERLASRVLIMNEGRIIADGTVTELREHLDRGAEVTWVQDGVRHVHTTHSPERFVKGLDLDAVTGLTITRPTLEETYLSLVSKEPRA, encoded by the coding sequence ATGCCTCCAGTCATCATCACGGAGAACCTCGAGTTCTCCTATGGGGACGCCCCGGTCCTGCGCGGACTCGACCTGTCGATCGAGGCGGGCGAGGTCGTCTGCCTGCTCGGCCCCAACGGCGTGGGCAAGACGACCCTCGTGGAGAACCTACTGGGGTCCCTGACCCCGACGAGCGGCAGGGTGCGCGTGCTCGGCACCGACCCGCGCCGGGCGGGCGCCGACTTCTGGGCCAGGGTCGGACTGGTCCAGCAGAGCTGGACCGACCACGCCAAGTGGCGGGTGAGAGAGCAGCTGGAGTGGATCCGTTCGGTCCAGCTGACAGCGGCGAGACGGGTGAGCACTGTCGAGGAGGTGCTCGACGCCGTCGGGCTCAGTCAGAAGGCCGACTCGCGCCTGTCGAGGCTCTCCGGGGGACAGCGACGCACCATCGACTTCGCGGCCGCCCTCATGGCAGCACCCGAGCTCCTCGTGCTGGACGAGCCGACAACCGGCCTGGACCCGGCGTCGAAGGCGCGCCTGCACGACCTCATCCTGGCCCGGGTCGACGACGACGCCACCATTGTCATGACCACGCACGACCTGACCGAGGCCGAGCGTCTGGCCTCACGGGTGCTCATCATGAATGAGGGGCGGATCATCGCCGACGGCACGGTCACCGAGCTTCGTGAGCACCTCGACCGCGGCGCCGAGGTCACCTGGGTCCAGGACGGCGTCCGCCACGTCCACACCACCCACTCCCCCGAGCGCTTCGTCAAGGGACTCGACCTCGACGCCGTCACCGGGCTGACCATCACCCGTCCCACCCTGGAGGAGACCTACCTCTCCCTTGTCAGTAAGGAGCCCCGAGCATGA
- the leuA gene encoding 2-isopropylmalate synthase: MRNARPAPQQPSGMPFAKYRPFLDVVSIDLPDRTWPDKRITAAPRWLSTDLRDGNQSLIEPMGPQAKRAIFDLLVSMGFKEIEIGFPAASQTDYDFVRSLVDDGAIPEDVTISVLTQSRGELIDRTLDACVGIPRATVHLYNALSPLFRNVVFRMDRDQIRELAVDGTRQIMARAEKVLDEDTVFGFEYSPEIFVDTELEYSLEVCRAVMDVWEPEGDREIILNLPATVERATPNVYADQIEWMSRNLPHRDAVCLSLHNHNDRGSGVAAAELGLMAGAQRVEGCLFGHGERTGNVDLVTLALNLFSQGVDPMLDLSDIDEVRRIVERATGMDVPPRTPYVGELVYTSFSGSHQDAIKKGFAARATQVDARKAEGRSEADAEIAVPWSMPYLPIDPHDVGRSYEAVVRVNSQSGKGGVAYLLGTTRKLELPRRLQIEFSRIVQRHTDTYGGEVDGARLWSIFADEYLPAAAAPEAELSRWGRFELRGATLTSTGDDEDSTLTITLVDDGQEKHLTATGNGPLDAFVTALESTGLSVRILDYAEHALSEGRDAQAASYVECEVDGQVLWGVGIDPSITTSSFKAVISALNRALR; this comes from the coding sequence ATGCGCAACGCCCGTCCCGCCCCCCAGCAGCCCTCCGGTATGCCCTTCGCCAAGTACCGGCCCTTCCTCGACGTCGTCAGCATCGACCTGCCCGACCGCACCTGGCCGGACAAGCGCATCACCGCCGCCCCCCGCTGGCTGAGCACGGACCTGCGCGACGGCAACCAGTCCCTCATCGAGCCCATGGGCCCTCAGGCCAAGCGCGCCATCTTCGACCTCCTGGTGTCCATGGGCTTCAAGGAGATCGAGATCGGCTTCCCGGCCGCCTCCCAGACCGACTACGACTTCGTGCGCTCCCTGGTTGACGACGGCGCGATCCCCGAGGACGTCACCATCTCGGTGCTCACCCAGTCGCGCGGTGAGCTCATCGACCGTACCCTGGACGCCTGCGTCGGCATTCCGCGGGCAACCGTCCATCTCTACAACGCCCTGTCGCCCCTGTTCCGCAACGTCGTCTTCCGCATGGACCGTGACCAGATCCGCGAGCTCGCCGTCGACGGCACCCGCCAGATCATGGCCCGCGCCGAGAAGGTGCTCGACGAGGACACCGTCTTCGGCTTCGAGTACTCCCCGGAGATCTTCGTGGACACCGAGCTCGAGTACAGCCTCGAGGTCTGCCGGGCCGTCATGGACGTGTGGGAGCCCGAGGGGGACCGCGAGATCATCCTCAACCTGCCCGCCACCGTCGAGCGCGCCACCCCCAACGTCTACGCCGACCAGATCGAGTGGATGAGCCGCAACCTTCCCCACCGCGACGCCGTGTGCCTGTCCCTGCATAACCACAACGACCGCGGCTCGGGCGTGGCCGCCGCCGAGCTCGGCCTCATGGCCGGCGCCCAGCGCGTCGAGGGCTGCCTGTTCGGCCACGGCGAGCGCACCGGCAACGTGGACCTGGTGACCCTGGCCCTCAACCTCTTCAGTCAGGGCGTCGACCCTATGCTCGACCTGTCCGACATCGACGAGGTCCGCCGTATCGTGGAGCGGGCCACCGGCATGGACGTGCCCCCGCGCACCCCCTACGTCGGTGAGCTCGTCTACACCTCCTTCTCCGGCTCCCACCAGGACGCCATCAAGAAGGGCTTCGCCGCGCGCGCCACCCAGGTCGACGCCAGGAAGGCCGAGGGCCGCTCCGAGGCCGACGCCGAGATCGCCGTGCCCTGGTCCATGCCCTACCTGCCCATCGACCCCCACGACGTGGGCCGCTCCTACGAGGCGGTCGTGCGCGTCAACTCCCAGTCCGGCAAGGGCGGCGTGGCCTACCTGCTGGGCACCACCCGCAAGCTCGAGCTGCCGCGCCGCCTGCAGATCGAGTTCTCCCGCATCGTCCAGCGCCACACCGACACCTACGGCGGCGAGGTCGACGGCGCCCGCCTGTGGTCCATCTTCGCCGACGAGTACCTGCCGGCCGCGGCCGCCCCCGAGGCCGAGCTCAGCCGCTGGGGCCGCTTCGAGCTGCGCGGGGCCACCCTGACCTCCACCGGCGACGACGAGGACTCCACCCTCACCATCACCCTCGTCGACGACGGCCAGGAGAAGCACCTGACCGCCACCGGAAACGGGCCCCTGGACGCCTTCGTCACCGCCCTGGAGAGCACAGGCTTGAGCGTGCGGATCCTCGACTACGCCGAGCACGCCCTGAGCGAGGGCCGCGACGCCCAGGCCGCCAGCTACGTCGAGTGCGAGGTCGACGGTCAGGTCCTGTGGGGCGTGGGCATCGACCCCTCCATCACGACCTCCTCCTTCAAGGCCGTCATCTCCGCCCTCAACCGTGCCCTGCGCTGA